A stretch of Primulina tabacum isolate GXHZ01 chromosome 13, ASM2559414v2, whole genome shotgun sequence DNA encodes these proteins:
- the LOC142521892 gene encoding uncharacterized protein LOC142521892 produces the protein MLGPELVQQMVDVVTLIRQRMKTAPSRQTSYANVRRRPLEFNVGDQVFVKIAPLEGVMRFGKKTLDLLPNLSYEELPVQIIDRKVNVLRNKEIGFVKVLWRNHLIEEATWESEEEMRQRYPDLF, from the exons ATGTTGGGACCTGAGTTGGTTCAACAAATGGTTGATGTGGTCACATTGATTAGacagagaatgaagacggctcCATCTCGACAGACAAGTTATGCAAATGTTCGAAGAAGGCCTTTGGAGTTCAATGTAGGTGACCAAGTGTTCGTTAAGATAGCTCCCCTCGAGGGAGTTATGAGGTTTGGAAAAAAAA CATTGGATCTTTTGCCTAATCTGAGCTATGAAGAACTGCCGGTTCAAATTATTGACCGCAAAGTTAATGTGCTAAGGAACAAAGAAATTGGCTTtgttaaagttctttggaggaatcatttgattgaagaggctACATGGGAATCGGAGGAAGAGATGAGACAACGTTATCCGGATTTATTTTGA